ttgctcaaaaaaaaaaaaacttttcatttgctaaaagaaaaaaaaatctttttagtCATCTTCCCTTGAGAATGTATAATCAACTATTGCCTTAAACTGGATGCTTCATCTTGCTAATGAATGTTCTTGTGCTATGTCACAATAGATTGGGAGGTCATTTGTTATTTCCAAATTAAAAGACTATCCACAGTTCCAAGCAGTTGCAATTGCTATTCGGAGATCTGGCTTTAAGGTTGGGTTGTTAATTCAGTTAATCCTCTACTTCCGTTATCTGTACCTTGTAGGAGAGTTCTTCAATTATAAGTTAACCTATGGCTTTGTGACAGATTGTGCTGCTCCTACGACTTGTTCCTTTACTTCCATTTAACATGTTAAACTACCTACTGTCCGTCACTCCAGTACCCTTTGGCGAATATGTGCTGGCTTCATGGTTGGGAATGATGGTATGTATCTAACTAGAAATTGTTTGTAATTGAATGTTTTGAATGACACTATGTATGTCTTTATCAAACTTGGTTTGTAGGAGCTTCACTTGTGACTTGACCTAAGTTGTGCCAACAAAAAATGAAGCCATTATACATCTCTCAACTATGTTTTCATCTGTACGTTCTATAGTTTTAAACTTGTCTATTATTCTTTTCTGTGCAGCCAATAACTCTAGCTCTGGTATATGTTGGAACAACGTTGAAGGATCTTTCTGATGTAACTCATGGATGGAGTGAATTCTCGAAAACTCGTTGGGTAAGAGCCAAGCCTGACACTCATCCTTGATTAACCTAGATGGTTTtggtttcccttttctttttccttgaatAAGAATAAGATGCAAGTTTCCAAATATTGACATTATTTGCTTATTCCAAGTATGAGAAGGGGGAAAAATGATGATCTTAATTGATGGCTCACATACTGCAGTAAATAGTCTGGTCCTCCCCTTCACTGCGAATGGTTCCATCATTGAATGTGATTTGAATTGTTAATCTCAACTCTAGCGAGGGTTTAATTGGTGAAACTTGGTTACATGTTATAGCTGTATGATAGATATTGCCTGCATATGCTCACATAGATCCTACATGTATGTTCATGTTTGCTGTTGAGGAAGGAGGAGAACCacttttgaatattttattttttctttttcttttttgttctctTTGAAATTTTCTGGTGGCTACTTGTATGTATATATTGCTATTTTACACACCCATTGCTGATGATATCATCATTGACACTGAATAGTTTACTTCTGGCTTTCAAATGTTTAGAATCACACCCGGTTTTTTATTAACAAAAATTACTGCTGCCTGTAACTAAGATATCAAAGTTTACATGCACTCTCCAAGATACTTAAAATGttacaaaaggaaagaaagactAGCTTTATATATATCGTTTACACGGTTCCCACTTTACAGCCCACTTTTTCCTATGTTGCATAGTCTTGGGTTCTTAAGTAAAGGGCATGAGTCAGATGATGTTAAAATCTGCAAGTATATTGTATCTGCGCTTTCTTTGCACGTAGTAGTCAAATTCAATCGAGTGGCGACATGTAATACTGGATCTAGTCTTTATTAACTCTGGTTTCTGTGAGCAACAGTGGTGCTTGCATGAGAGGAATATAAAGCTTTTGCTGTTTTCTGACTACCTTTTGGCCTGAATATCTGTTTCCAAGATTTATTTTCCACGTTCTAATCATCAAATCATGACATGAAAATGTTTAGAACAAAGATGAAGTTCTCTTCTTTGTGAATTCTGACTTGTGCTCCTGTGTTCTGTTTTTTGTGATGCAGGCATTTATTGCATTGGGCCTTGTAGTGTCTGGTAAGTTTTGTTGGTTCTCCTTTCATCTTCCATGAGTTCCATCTTGACCCATGGATTGTATAGATCTGTTGTTAGTGGCTTCTGTATTTTCCTGTACTTTCCCTGTAGGGTCTCAGTGCTAATAGAAATTGAAATATGAAATATGAACTCTGACATGAAGAAGGTTGTATTCTTCATGAGCATTGTTGGTAAATGTCATCTCCTAAGAACGTTGACTTTGTTTGAGGTCCAGATGTTTACTTCTCATTTGGCTGTCCTTGCAGTCATTCTAATATTCTGTGTAACGAGAGTTGCAAAGAGGGCTTTGGAGAAAGCATTGGCTGAAAATGAGGACTTCGATGGTATTGCTCCGTCACCGCAGTTGCCGATTGTGGCTGATTCTCCTGTACATCTTAATGAACCATTTATAATCAAGATAGATCCCTCTCAAGATAATCACGAGAAGTAGACCTCTTGTTAATGTAAATTCTTTTGACTAATCTATTTTTATAGAGTATACCTCTCCAATGTTCTTGTCATCATCACCATCTGATAATGGTTAATAGATATTCTTCACTTGTACAGTCTGATAATGTTACACAATACACACCATTTCGACTTTGGAGAGCATGAGGTATATTTCATGGATAGCAATCAGTTTTGTACTTCAAAGAAAAAACCCTATCAGTCAAATTCATAAATGAACTAGTTTTAGTCTTTCCATGTAAATGTTGCTCCACTCTTCTGTActttattctctctctctctctctcgtgtGAGAAATCCCTTTTTGCATCATCTTGAAATGGTATAAACTGCTAATACATATTGCTAGTCCTTTGTTTTTTCATATTAATTGGTTCTTTTGCTGCAGCAATGGAATGAATACATGGGCATTCTTTAGCCTTCTGATTATCGGCTCCAATTTGTGGCTGAGAATGGATGTTAGATTAAAATCATTAATAGAGTAGGAAAACCAGAAGACCAACTTCACTAATCTGGGATAGCAAGTCCAAATTCCCGCACCTGATGTTGCTACCTATCCCTTTATAGTAGTTGAGcaataaaattataaaagaagaaaatcttTTGTTCGGACCACCaggtaaatgaaataaaaccaCCATACAGGTGATGAATGAATGCATGTGACCATGCTCGCAtgcaaataaacaaaattgaTTTCAGACATATGGTGTTAATTAAGGCCTTAAGGGGTGGCCAGTTGAGTTTCTTACTGGGGTTGATGTCGGCTGTGGTCCTTACCTTGGTTTATAGTCAATTCGCTTATGAAGAGGTAGCACTATTCATACGATTCCAGAATGCTGAAATTCACAACAATCACCATTACCAGCTGCTGCACTTTTTACAGTTCCACTGAGAAAGGCAATCGTGGGATCAAATCAACTAACTATTGTTAGTGCTTCATACCAAATGGATGGTAGATCAAAAGTCAGGGTCAACCGAAATACGTATAATAGTTTAAGTTTTGCTGGGATCAGGGGAAGATGCTTGTTTGAAACTTGAAAGAAAAGTCTATGCAAAAGCATGAGCATAATGATGAAAGTAGAAGCAACAAAGTATACCACTTCATCATGACATTCTAAGTTCTGAGAGCTTTATGGGcgccttttgtttctttttgctctCCTAACAGGCCCAAAAGGTGTTAGTTGCGATAAAATTTAACTTTCTGTTTTGCTCAAAATGTTAATCCTCTAATAAAGTGCTCAAAGGGCGTCCCTATACTAACAAACTTTCTGCTCTTAGGAATGAGTTCTCTTAATATCAGGAGTGGACTATTGATGATAGATTTTTCGTAGGACCAGCAATCAATGATCAAAATCAGCAGACATTAGAATGAACACCGAGAGTTATGGTTTTAGTGTAGTGTCTCCCTGATTAGAAACATCACCAAACTCTGATAACTGCAAATCTATAGCTCCCAAGTTTGAGACTCTCTGGGGCTAAAATGCGAAAGATAAGCTTTCTCTCGCTTGCGAAGTGCTTCAATGGATGTCGTGATCATACGCAAGTCACAGGAGTTGGAACCAGGATTTGGAACTTCAGTGACAAGGCAATCGAGTTGCAGGTAAGAGTGGGATCAATACTCAAGAAAGCTCATTCTTTGAAGCCAGGATCATCGAAAAGGCTGAAATGCAAGAGTATTTATAAGAGTTACATGCCTGGcaaaggaaaaggaagcaaTGGAGGAGGGATGAGGAGCTTGCTGTATTACTATGATGAAACATGTCAACCCTATATCTGGATACATGATACTGGATGTGATTTCTCTAGGATGGTGAAGCAACAATATATTAGTCTTGAGGATTTGAGGGATTGTTCTGAGATCAGAATCTTCAGGGATCATCAGAGGGGCTGCATATCAGTTCGTAAGAAGTTCAGATCAGACTTTTGTTGAACTATTTTTGGAGGCTTATGTTTTAACTCTTGTAAGTGTATAAATGTGTGATATGTGACTGGGGAATCTATTTACTTCATTTGTTGTCACTTATGCATCTTTCTTCGCTCATACAGCTCTCTGACACTGGGAT
This region of Coffea arabica cultivar ET-39 chromosome 3c, Coffea Arabica ET-39 HiFi, whole genome shotgun sequence genomic DNA includes:
- the LOC113734073 gene encoding uncharacterized protein gives rise to the protein MAFKFSWVSFFKITLFLILVAAIATACYTLPIEKMLKNFLVWVEQDLGPWGPFVLAVAYIPLTILAVPASILTLGGGYLFGLPVGFIADSLGASIGAGAAFLLGRTIGRSFVISKLKDYPQFQAVAIAIRRSGFKIVLLLRLVPLLPFNMLNYLLSVTPVPFGEYVLASWLGMMPITLALVYVGTTLKDLSDVTHGWSEFSKTRWAFIALGLVVSVILIFCVTRVAKRALEKALAENEDFDGIAPSPQLPIVADSPVHLNEPFIIKIDPSQDNHEK
- the LOC113735347 gene encoding uncharacterized protein translates to MRKISFLSLAKCFNGCRDHTQVTGVGTRIWNFSDKAIELQVRVGSILKKAHSLKPGSSKRLKCKSIYKSYMPGKGKGSNGGGMRSLLYYYDETCQPYIWIHDTGCDFSRMVKQQYISLEDLRDCSEIRIFRDHQRGCISVRKKFRSDFC